A region from the Arachis ipaensis cultivar K30076 chromosome B01, Araip1.1, whole genome shotgun sequence genome encodes:
- the LOC107606277 gene encoding serine/threonine-protein phosphatase 7 long form homolog, with protein sequence MMILGHRTHGQPVTGWTDSSTSGLENECLMQFGTALRPNDHKGSGIKLTWFRSLKRRLPLTDWVSKKMYVKCHIMLLFGTILFCDKSRATVHLKFLLLLRQFSNIKKFSWGSACLAHMYRSLCQASRYECKDMDDPLVLFHVWAWIRMPSIRPLPWNNYQLSEDQYRHWTTAYMRGRLDDLLPDGFLWDAYNSD encoded by the exons ATGATGATCCTGGGACACCGGACTCATGGCCAACCAGTAACTGGTTGGACTGATAGCAGCACAAGTGGGCTAGAGAATGAGTGTCTAATGCAATTTGGTACTGCACTTAGACCGAACGACCATAAAGGAAGCGGGATCAAGTTGACGTGGTTCCGTAGCCTAAAGCGACGCCTACCTTTGACTGATTGGGTTAGTAAGAAAATGTATGTGAAATGCCACATAATGTTACTATTTGGAACGATATTATTCTGTGACAAGTCCAGAGCCACCGTGCACTTGAAGTTTTTGCTATTACTTCGACAATTTTCTAACATTAAGAAGTTCAGTTGGGGTTCCGCATGCCTTGCACATATGTACAGATCATTGTGTCAGGCATCACGATATGAGTGTAAGGACATGGATGATCCTCTTGTGTTGTTCCATGTGTGGGCATGGATACGTATGCCGTCAATAAGGCCTCTACC GTGGAATAATTATCAACTGAGCGAAGACCAATACAGACATTGGACAACTGCTTACATGAGGGGAAGGTTGGATGATCTTCTCCCAGATGGG TTTCTATGGGATGCATACAACTCAGACTGA